In Phoenix dactylifera cultivar Barhee BC4 chromosome 11, palm_55x_up_171113_PBpolish2nd_filt_p, whole genome shotgun sequence, the following are encoded in one genomic region:
- the LOC103719621 gene encoding zinc finger protein GAI-ASSOCIATED FACTOR 1-like isoform X1, with product MMEGLGIQKHQAAEENMSNLTSASGEASVSSNQQSSFAIPNPNPVKKKRSLPGNPDPDAEVIALSPKSLMATNRFVCEICSKGFQRDQNLQLHRRGHNLPWKLKQRSSKEVRKKVYICPEVACVHHDPSRALGDLTGIKKHFCRKHGEKKWKCDKCSKKYAVQSDCKAHTKICGTREYRCDCGTLFSRRDSFITHRAFCDALAEESERAIAANTVADDHPPLCSQAAASHDPSTLPNASVQQAQFPHLPSTLPNFSVQQAQFPHLMRTTEASASTGSSQGLQELSLKGEHQEQDYFSMRPGIPPWIACQGPGPPLDLSASIYSTRLGPEFQNENQPPNPPVYQTSAATPHLSATALLQKAAQMGASMSRPPNSGQMAAHTISAAGFGLGLSSHQEMWGGGDGGGGHVLKDMMMASMSSAPGLGGGSFGGALGGILGLKREGNGVEDLTRSHGRMNEGGGGGGGGRGGNDGMTRDFLGLRTFSHREILNMAGLDPCMASSSYEQLQENNETWRG from the exons GCCTCTGGTGAAGCCAGCGTCTCTTCAAACCAGCAGTCCTCTTTTGCCATTCCGAACCCAAATCCagtcaaaaaaaagaggagcctTCCAGGAAACCCAG ACCCGGATGCTGAAGTGATAGCACTGTCCCCCAAGTCGCTGATGGCAACCAATAGGTTCGTATGCGAGATCTGCAGCAAAGGTTTCCAGAGAGACCAGAACCTGCAGCTCCACAGGAGGGGTCATAACCTCCCATGGAAGCTGAAGCAGAGGAGCAGCAAGGAGGTGAGGAAGAAGGTGTACATCTGCCCAGAGGTCGCATGCGTGCACCATGATCCCTCCAGGGCTCTCGGGGACCTCACCGGGATCAAGAAGCACTTCTGCAGGAAGCATGGGGAGAAGAAGTGGAAATGTGACAAGTGCTCCAAGAAATATGCTGTTCAGTCTGACTGCAAAGCCCACACCAAGATCTGTGGCACAAGGGAATATAGGTGCGACTGTGGAACCCTCTTCTCAAG AAGGGACAGCTTTATCACCCACAGAGCCTTCTGTGATGCATTGGCTGAAGAGAGTGAGAGAGCTATCGCAGCAAACACTGTGGCTGATGACCATCCACCGCTGTGCTCTCAGGCCGCAGCATCCCATGACCCCTCTACTCTTCCAAATGCTAGCGTACAGCAAGCCCAGTTCCCGCACCTGCCCTCTACTCTTCCAAATTTTAGCGTACAGCAAGCCCAGTTCCCGCACCTGATGAGAACCACAGAGGCCAGCGCCAGCACTGGAAGCAGTCAGGGTCTCCAAGAGCTTTCGCTAAAAGGAGAGCACCAGGAGCAGGATTATTTCAGCATGAGACCGGGAATCCCGCCATGGATAGCCTGCCAGGGCCCTGGTCCACCACTAGACCTCTCTGCCTCTATTTACTCGACGAGGTTGGGACCTGAGTTCCAAAATGAGAACCAACCCCCAAACCCACCTGTATACCAGACCTCAGCAGCCACACCTCACCTGTCAGCCACTGCACTGCTCCAGAAGGCAGCTCAGATGGGTGCAAGCATGAGCAGACCTCCAAACAGTGGTCAGATGGCAGCTCACACCATCAGTGCTGCTGGTTTTGGCCTCGGCTTGTCTTCACACCAAGAGATGTGGGGGGGTGGGGATGGAGGTGGCGGTCATGTGCTCAAAGATATGATGATGGCTTCTATGTCATCAGCTCCTGGTCTTGGTGGAGGGTCCTTTGGGGGAGCCTTGGGTGGGATACTGGGCTTGAAGAGAGAGGGCAATGGTGTTGAGGACCTGACAAGAAGCCATGGAAGAATGaacgagggaggaggaggaggaggaggaggtcgtGGTGGGAATGATGGAATGACAAGAGACTTCCTGGGTCTTAGGACCTTCTCCCATAGGGAGATTCTCAACATGGCTGGGCTGGACCCTTGCATGGCCTCCTCTTCCTATGAGCAGCTCCAAGAGAACAACGAAACATGGCGTGGGTAG
- the LOC103719621 gene encoding zinc finger protein GAI-ASSOCIATED FACTOR 1-like isoform X2, translating into MMEGLGIQKHQAAEENMSNLTSASGEASVSSNQQSSFAIPNPNPVKKKRSLPGNPDPDAEVIALSPKSLMATNRFVCEICSKGFQRDQNLQLHRRGHNLPWKLKQRSSKEVRKKVYICPEVACVHHDPSRALGDLTGIKKHFCRKHGEKKWKCDKCSKKYAVQSDCKAHTKICGTREYRRDSFITHRAFCDALAEESERAIAANTVADDHPPLCSQAAASHDPSTLPNASVQQAQFPHLPSTLPNFSVQQAQFPHLMRTTEASASTGSSQGLQELSLKGEHQEQDYFSMRPGIPPWIACQGPGPPLDLSASIYSTRLGPEFQNENQPPNPPVYQTSAATPHLSATALLQKAAQMGASMSRPPNSGQMAAHTISAAGFGLGLSSHQEMWGGGDGGGGHVLKDMMMASMSSAPGLGGGSFGGALGGILGLKREGNGVEDLTRSHGRMNEGGGGGGGGRGGNDGMTRDFLGLRTFSHREILNMAGLDPCMASSSYEQLQENNETWRG; encoded by the exons GCCTCTGGTGAAGCCAGCGTCTCTTCAAACCAGCAGTCCTCTTTTGCCATTCCGAACCCAAATCCagtcaaaaaaaagaggagcctTCCAGGAAACCCAG ACCCGGATGCTGAAGTGATAGCACTGTCCCCCAAGTCGCTGATGGCAACCAATAGGTTCGTATGCGAGATCTGCAGCAAAGGTTTCCAGAGAGACCAGAACCTGCAGCTCCACAGGAGGGGTCATAACCTCCCATGGAAGCTGAAGCAGAGGAGCAGCAAGGAGGTGAGGAAGAAGGTGTACATCTGCCCAGAGGTCGCATGCGTGCACCATGATCCCTCCAGGGCTCTCGGGGACCTCACCGGGATCAAGAAGCACTTCTGCAGGAAGCATGGGGAGAAGAAGTGGAAATGTGACAAGTGCTCCAAGAAATATGCTGTTCAGTCTGACTGCAAAGCCCACACCAAGATCTGTGGCACAAGGGAATATAG AAGGGACAGCTTTATCACCCACAGAGCCTTCTGTGATGCATTGGCTGAAGAGAGTGAGAGAGCTATCGCAGCAAACACTGTGGCTGATGACCATCCACCGCTGTGCTCTCAGGCCGCAGCATCCCATGACCCCTCTACTCTTCCAAATGCTAGCGTACAGCAAGCCCAGTTCCCGCACCTGCCCTCTACTCTTCCAAATTTTAGCGTACAGCAAGCCCAGTTCCCGCACCTGATGAGAACCACAGAGGCCAGCGCCAGCACTGGAAGCAGTCAGGGTCTCCAAGAGCTTTCGCTAAAAGGAGAGCACCAGGAGCAGGATTATTTCAGCATGAGACCGGGAATCCCGCCATGGATAGCCTGCCAGGGCCCTGGTCCACCACTAGACCTCTCTGCCTCTATTTACTCGACGAGGTTGGGACCTGAGTTCCAAAATGAGAACCAACCCCCAAACCCACCTGTATACCAGACCTCAGCAGCCACACCTCACCTGTCAGCCACTGCACTGCTCCAGAAGGCAGCTCAGATGGGTGCAAGCATGAGCAGACCTCCAAACAGTGGTCAGATGGCAGCTCACACCATCAGTGCTGCTGGTTTTGGCCTCGGCTTGTCTTCACACCAAGAGATGTGGGGGGGTGGGGATGGAGGTGGCGGTCATGTGCTCAAAGATATGATGATGGCTTCTATGTCATCAGCTCCTGGTCTTGGTGGAGGGTCCTTTGGGGGAGCCTTGGGTGGGATACTGGGCTTGAAGAGAGAGGGCAATGGTGTTGAGGACCTGACAAGAAGCCATGGAAGAATGaacgagggaggaggaggaggaggaggaggtcgtGGTGGGAATGATGGAATGACAAGAGACTTCCTGGGTCTTAGGACCTTCTCCCATAGGGAGATTCTCAACATGGCTGGGCTGGACCCTTGCATGGCCTCCTCTTCCTATGAGCAGCTCCAAGAGAACAACGAAACATGGCGTGGGTAG